ATATTAAATGAGGTTTGGTGGTTCGGTTGATTGCTGATGTATATAATTAGTCAACATTTCTTGTCTTCGTAGTTCTATTCATGCATGACATTAATCATTTATACGAAAATCACTAATATGAAGGAAACGATCATTCCTAATACATGGTAATCTGATGATATAATTAATGTCGAGCCTGCGACTTCCGACTGTATTTTGTTACGTTCAATGTTACAACATAATTGGCGGAGAAATGAGTGTcagaacattttttgaatgaagtATTCATTTGTTATTGACAACGTCGAGAAAATAAGTCACAAGGTCTGGCAAGAGATCCCTTGCATATGTGAAATATGTGGAACATATTGCAGTTATGGATTTTAAATCtcaaacgaatgaagtagcagatttatcGCAGAGTATCGCAAAATCTGTTTTACAGTTTTAGACAGTTTCTATTACTGTGAAGGACTGATAAATCTATTGAGTAGAAACATGTGCTAGTTAAGCATTGATAAAGCAAGACTATCGTAGATCCAAACTCAGTAAATCCTTTTGCACATtgggctacaatttcagcgtactaGTGTGCCCTCTTAACTCTATCAATATttaacaacaatattatttGTGCTGTGCCTATCAGTTAAAACTCGTTTTCTTTTCCAGTTCTGGGAGGTAATTTCCGACGAACATGGCATTGACCCAACAGGTGTCTACAACGGTAGCAGCGATCTGCAACTGGAGAGAGTGAGTGTCTACTACAACGAAGCATCGGGTAAGCTTTGTAATACATTCTTTGGTGCCTTGTATCctaaaacgttttaaattctGGTTCAGCATACTCCAGTTCAGTCAGTGGCAAATATGTGCCAAGAGCAATCCTGGTGGACTTAGAACCGGGAACAATGGAAGCTGTTCGATCTGGTGCATATGGGAGACTCTTTCGCCCAGACAATTTCGTTTTCGGTCAATCAGGTGCGGGAAACAATTGGGCGAAAGGTCATTACACTGAGGGTGCTGAATTAGTTGATTCGGTGCTGGATGTAGTTCGAAAAGAATGTGAGAACTGTGACTGCTTGCAGGTAGCATTATTTGAACGTTTTAAACACAGACTGACTTCAAAgcgaaataattttgtttttggtagGGATTTCAACTTACCCATTCACTTGGAGGTGGAACTGGATCGGGCATGGTAAAGAATTTCCcatttgtttttaaagttttcattGGACACGTTTTCAATGGTTCTCTTTCAATTAGGGTACATTGCTCATCTCAAAGATCCGTGAAGAATATCCTGACAGAATTATGAACACCTATTCGGTTGTTCCATCACCAAAGGTATCCGACACTGTAGTCGAACCGTACAATGCAACACGTAAGTTTCGTAGATTTAATGAACTTATCGCCTCGACTGTAAAGATATTTGTTCTAGTGTCTGTGCATCAATTGGTGGAGAGTACTGACGAAACGTACTGCATTGACAACGAAGCTCTGTACGATATTTGCTTCAGGACACTGAGGGTGGGCAACGATATTTCacttaaatcaattttcatacaattaaCGCCCTTTCCTACTAGGTATCCAATCCGAGTTACGGTGACTTGAACCATTTGGTTTCATTGACAATGTCTGGTGTGACAACTTGCCTACGTTTCCCTGGACAGCTTAACGCTGATTTGCGAAAATTGGCTGTTAATATGGTGCCTTTCCCTCGCTTGCATTTCTTTATGCCTGGATTTGCTCCTCTAACTTCCCGAGGTTGCGTGGAATACCGAGCATTGACTGTACCAGGTAAGCGAATTGTTATTTCTATGGAATGATCCGACTGAAATATCTACCGTCATAGAACTCACTCAGCAAATGTTTGATTCTAAAAACATGATGGCTGCATGCGATCCACGGCATGGTCGCTATTTAACCGTTGCAGCAATTTTCCGCGGTAA
Above is a genomic segment from Bradysia coprophila strain Holo2 chromosome IV unlocalized genomic scaffold, BU_Bcop_v1 contig_106, whole genome shotgun sequence containing:
- the LOC119071068 gene encoding tubulin beta chain-like, whose protein sequence is MREIVHLQAGQCGNQIGSKFWEVISDEHGIDPTGVYNGSSDLQLERVSVYYNEASAYSSSVSGKYVPRAILVDLEPGTMEAVRSGAYGRLFRPDNFVFGQSGAGNNWAKGHYTEGAELVDSVLDVVRKECENCDCLQGFQLTHSLGGGTGSGMGTLLISKIREEYPDRIMNTYSVVPSPKVSDTVVEPYNATLSVHQLVESTDETYCIDNEALYDICFRTLRVSNPSYGDLNHLVSLTMSGVTTCLRFPGQLNADLRKLAVNMVPFPRLHFFMPGFAPLTSRGCVEYRALTVPELTQQMFDSKNMMAACDPRHGRYLTVAAIFRGKMSMKEIDEQMIAVQNKNSSYFVEWIPNNVKTAVCDIPPRGLTMSSTFIGNTTAIQELFKRISEQFSAMFRRKAFLHWYTGEGMDEMEFTEAESNMNDLVSEYQQYQEATTDEDFEQEEALEEVEDCV